The sequence below is a genomic window from Anaeromusa acidaminophila DSM 3853.
GGAAATTTTAGAAGGCTATGGCTTGTCCGAGGCTTCGCCGGTGGTGAGCTTGAACCCGCCAGGCCGGGTGAAGCCCTGCTCTATCGGGCGTCCTCTTCCGGGGGTGAACGTAAAAATCGAAGGCGGTAAAGGCCTAGTACCACCCGGGACGGTAGGGGAGCTCTTGGTCCAAGGCCCCAATGTCATGCTGGGGTACTACAATCTGCCCCAGGAGACGGCGCGAGCGTTGCGGCAAGACTGGCTGCATACAGGCGATTTGGCGTATCTTGATGCGGAAGGCTATATTCATATTGTGGATCGCCTCAAAGATATGATTATTGTTAGCGGTGAAAACATTTACCCGCGGGAGATCGAAGAATTATTGTATAAATACCCTGGCATTGTAGAGGCCGCCGTTATTGGCGTGCCGGATGAGCTGCGCGGGCAGGCGGCCCGGGCGTATCTTGTTTTTGCAGAGGGACATGTTTTTAACAAAAAAGAGATGCGTGATTATTTGCAGGAAGCTCTGGCGGCGTATAAGGTTCCCAAAGACTTTGTCGTGTTGGACGTCCTGCCCAAGAATCAAACCGGCAAGATTTTGAAGCGCGTTTTGCGAGATCGGGCGCTTGGCGAAGAAGTGGATTCAGAAGAGAAAGAAGGGTAACTCGAAGAGGAGGGCTTGCTGTGAACTCCGTAAAAGAAGGGTTTCTTGCTGTGCCTGGAGGAAAGGTAGGGTATCGCATTGTAGGCAAAGAACGGCCTGGTATGCCGCTGGTAATTCTGCATGGCGGACCGGGAGCGCCGCATGATTATCGTTTACCTGAGCATGTGCGGTTCGAGTGAGTTTACCATGACAGGAAGTCTCGGAAAAACCGAATTAGTAAGCCGGTTAAACGAGATCAAGGTTCCTGTTCTCTTTACTTGCGGTCGTTATGATGAGGCGGCTCCAGAGACTACGGCGATTTATCAGCAGGCGTTACCTGGTTCCGAAATGGTGGTTATAGAAGACGCATCGCACGAGCATCACCTGGAAAAGCCCCAAGAGTATCTTGATGTGGTGAGGGAGTTTCTGCGACGTACAGAGCGTAGGAAAATTGCAGAATAAGAAGCATTTATGGATTAAATGATTTCTGTAGATACTAGTTGTTTTTGAGGGTTTTGTATTATTTTATGAGATCAAATTAATAGTTGTTCTTTATAGAGGAGCCTGTCATCGAGGAGGCTCCTATTCTTTTTTATCTAAAATCTAGGAGCCTTTTTATGGGGTATAATAGATCACCATGGCAAGACCGTTTAATTTCTTATTGTCTTATTAGGAGAAGCATATTACTTGCGACCTAGTATGGATTTTGGTGGAAATGTTTTGTTTTTATGGAAAATAACTACATATAGTGATAAAATTGTTCCATGAGCCTTTAAGCAATCTTTGCGTAAAATAGCGGCTCAACTAAATGAAGGGGAGGATATAAAATGTTTCGAAAAGTTTTATCTTTACTATGCATGCTTTTTGCACTGACGGTATTACCAGCAGCAGCCGCACCACCTCCGTTGCCAAACGACGTTAATATCATTGCTCCAGGTCCGGATGTTCCGGAAAAACTAGCATCACTCTCTGGGAAATGGGTCGGAAAGTTCAACTGGACCGGACGGAACGGCGGCAATAATGGGAGTCGTGAAATTGTATTAATTGTAGAAAAAATTGAAGGCAATCAAGTTAGCGTAATTGTTTCTTATGGTTCTGATCCTAGATCCGGCGAAACAAAATGGACACGCGCAGTGGGGAATGTGTCTATGTTTGGCAAGATAAAGCTTCCTCTAAAACCGCCGTTTGCTCGTTCTGATATGACGCAGGAGTATACATTGAAGCCAGATGGAACTTTAGAGTATTGGCTCGCTGCAACATCTCCCTATGCCTCTGATTATAGCGGCATCCTGAAAAAACAGCCATAAAACATTGTTTGAAATGAAATGTTTCTAGCCTGATGGATGAAGGCAAAGCTATAGTAATGAAGAATAGAGAATACCCTTCCGGGGCTGAAGTGGCTGAGGGAGGGTATTTTATTTGCACTTACGCGTGTTGACGATGGAACATCAAAAAAAGAACCATCCTTCAAAGATACCATCAAGATTGTTGCAAAACCTCGATCTTTCAGCTATAGAATTTTGTTGCGAAATATGTAGCAGCTTACTATGTAATTATTTTGCAAAACTTTGATATATCGATTATTAATTTATCAAGCGCTTTGCCAAGTGCCGCGCTATAAATAGTATCAAGTGATGCACTTCCATTACCAAGGCAGTGCGGGAGCGTTGGATAATCCTTTGTGTTTGACAGTATCAAATAAGAACTGTATAATAATAACAAATGAATAATGCTTATTATTTGGAGGAGCCTGTCACCAAGGGCTCCTTCTATTTTTTGCGGTGAAACAAAAAAAGTCTGACGCCCAAAGGCATCAGAC
It includes:
- a CDS encoding alpha/beta hydrolase, with amino-acid sequence MIIVYLSMCGSSEFTMTGSLGKTELVSRLNEIKVPVLFTCGRYDEAAPETTAIYQQALPGSEMVVIEDASHEHHLEKPQEYLDVVREFLRRTERRKIAE